One stretch of bacterium DNA includes these proteins:
- a CDS encoding DPP IV N-terminal domain-containing protein codes for MPKKSVFLLVILALSAAAAEPTIAVVDFEAVNCDPGLARGVSELVRAGVVGIEGLRVIERAQLARIAEEQALALSGMVDESDAVEAGHLAGADLVALGSVTEIDGAYVIQLRVVDVETGEVLLGVSDTAGYEGWIPGKVRGLVESLADAAGILKSQLRTTPDEYLLGYSGSGAIVFHLAGDIHYLDLATGVGRRLTEDGLSWQSAISPDGRRLAFSSRRDGDLEIYVMNLATGETTKLTDNAADDDAPSWDPDGERIAFHSVRDGNWEIYAVDVDTRETERLTNDPAVDAYPAWSPDGKYIAFDSMRTSYTGGYEVYVMEADGEEPTRLGAGFNPEWSPDGGKIVFVRQGDTGGDLYLADPDGKNVERLTYDGGAKRFPCFTGDGETVIYDDTHTDIFALDRATGDVYRVTWNGCVVPTWGPAAD; via the coding sequence ATGCCGAAAAAAAGCGTCTTTCTGCTCGTTATCCTGGCCCTAAGCGCGGCCGCCGCGGAGCCCACCATCGCCGTCGTGGACTTCGAGGCGGTGAACTGCGACCCCGGCCTGGCCCGCGGGGTCTCGGAGTTGGTGCGCGCCGGCGTGGTCGGCATCGAGGGCCTGCGCGTCATCGAACGGGCCCAGCTCGCCCGCATCGCCGAGGAGCAGGCCCTGGCGCTCTCGGGGATGGTGGACGAATCCGACGCCGTGGAGGCGGGTCACCTGGCCGGGGCGGACCTCGTCGCCCTCGGCAGCGTCACCGAGATTGACGGCGCCTATGTCATCCAACTGCGCGTGGTGGACGTGGAGACGGGCGAGGTGCTGCTGGGCGTCTCGGACACGGCGGGCTACGAGGGCTGGATTCCGGGGAAGGTCCGGGGGCTGGTGGAGAGCCTGGCCGACGCCGCCGGGATTCTGAAGTCCCAGCTCCGCACCACCCCCGACGAGTACCTCCTGGGCTACTCCGGCTCCGGCGCCATCGTCTTCCACCTCGCCGGGGACATCCACTACCTCGATCTGGCCACGGGCGTGGGGAGGCGGCTGACCGAGGACGGACTGAGCTGGCAGTCGGCCATCTCCCCCGACGGGCGGCGCCTGGCCTTCAGCTCCCGCCGCGACGGCGACCTCGAAATTTACGTCATGAACCTGGCCACCGGGGAGACGACGAAGCTGACCGACAACGCGGCCGACGACGACGCCCCGAGCTGGGACCCCGACGGGGAGCGCATCGCCTTCCACTCCGTCCGCGACGGCAACTGGGAAATCTACGCCGTGGACGTGGATACCAGGGAGACCGAGCGCCTGACGAACGACCCCGCCGTGGACGCCTACCCCGCCTGGAGCCCCGACGGGAAATACATCGCCTTCGACTCCATGCGCACGTCCTACACCGGCGGCTACGAGGTGTACGTCATGGAGGCCGACGGGGAGGAGCCGACGCGCCTGGGCGCGGGGTTCAATCCCGAGTGGTCCCCCGACGGGGGGAAGATAGTCTTCGTCCGCCAGGGCGACACCGGCGGCGACCTCTACCTCGCCGACCCCGACGGCAAAAACGTGGAGCGCCTGACCTACGATGGCGGCGCCAAGCGCTTCCCCTGCTTCACCGGCGACGGCGAGACCGTCATCTACGACGACACCCACACCGACATCTTCGCCCTTGATCGGGCGACCGGCGACGTGTACCGGGTGACCTGGAACGGCTGCGTGGTGCCCACCTGGGGCCCGGCGGCGGACTGA
- a CDS encoding tetratricopeptide repeat protein: MRKITVICLLIAFAALADVDPDAEITTTDPDVPGEEGTVLSSEVRAQLEESADSYLQVAEENLHSPDIAGEMLFKAGECYEKLGDWTKAREIFTLYNQRYRETGVPDLVVESYYRAGHAALKLGDVDTGRDLLFECTKVYEDFSTRPGIEVNFDIPAKAYVEIGDLLFDDYAAITLEGDLMDLDPLVQTATKKYGLMNELTEIYGRAARASDLEVNFSARYKAGLVYEQFYRTVSQMKLSFATLDQLMEENPDEAAELEETVMEQLAEFKSQMNTWAAEKGLDKAIQVYEFIIRSAEERGETNQWVQMAEERLADLIP; the protein is encoded by the coding sequence GTGCGCAAGATCACCGTTATCTGCCTTCTGATCGCCTTCGCCGCCCTGGCCGACGTTGACCCCGACGCGGAAATCACCACCACCGACCCGGACGTCCCAGGTGAGGAGGGGACCGTTCTATCGTCGGAGGTCCGCGCCCAGCTCGAAGAGAGCGCGGACAGCTACCTCCAAGTGGCGGAGGAAAATCTGCACAGCCCGGACATCGCCGGCGAGATGCTTTTCAAGGCCGGGGAGTGCTACGAGAAGCTGGGGGATTGGACCAAGGCCCGGGAGATATTCACGCTCTACAATCAGCGGTACAGGGAGACGGGTGTCCCGGACCTGGTGGTGGAGTCCTACTACCGCGCCGGCCACGCCGCGTTGAAGCTGGGCGACGTGGATACCGGCCGCGATCTCCTCTTCGAGTGCACCAAGGTGTACGAAGACTTCAGCACGAGGCCCGGCATCGAAGTGAACTTCGACATCCCGGCCAAGGCCTACGTGGAGATAGGCGACCTCCTCTTCGACGACTACGCGGCGATCACCCTCGAGGGCGACCTGATGGACCTGGACCCCCTGGTGCAGACGGCGACGAAGAAGTACGGGCTGATGAACGAGTTGACCGAGATCTACGGCCGTGCCGCCAGGGCCTCCGATCTTGAGGTGAACTTCTCAGCCCGCTACAAGGCCGGATTGGTGTACGAGCAGTTCTACCGCACCGTCAGCCAGATGAAGCTCAGTTTCGCCACCCTGGACCAGCTCATGGAGGAGAACCCGGATGAAGCCGCCGAGCTCGAGGAAACCGTCATGGAGCAGTTGGCCGAGTTCAAATCGCAGATGAACACCTGGGCGGCGGAAAAAGGTCTCGACAAGGCGATCCAGGTGTACGAGTTCATCATCCGCAGCGCCGAGGAGCGCGGCGAGACAAACCAGTGGGTGCAGATGGCCGAGGAACGCCTGGCGGACCTTATTCCGTAG